A window of Gossypium raimondii isolate GPD5lz chromosome 7, ASM2569854v1, whole genome shotgun sequence genomic DNA:
tttagcttgCCTAAATATTCTTATAAAAGGTAACACAGGGTTATAACTAAATGATGTAAGGAAACTTTTACCATAACAGCAAAAAATTCCACAATAAAATTGGTTAAGAGTTCCATTCTTAAGCATTTAGCTCAAAGATAGGTTCATGTGTTGCCCCATATTTGAAGAACTGAGTGAATCTCTCTTTCCCCAATCAAAAATGAAggggggaaaaagaaaagataaagagaaaaaaatgggcctttaatttatttaacacaTTGGTCAGTTTGAGAAATATGCAACATTCAGAATCTAGTTGAAGGGTTAAAGCTTACACTGGTGGTCTTTTGTTTCCCGTTTCCAAGAACAGTTCAACAACCCACATCATGAGCAACCCCACAGTTTAAAGCTTGGACTATTGGATGATGTAATGACAAACAAGCAGCCCATGTTGCTTTGTGTCTATCTTAATACCCTTTtatcctctttttttttctttgaaattccATTTTGACTTTCAAAAGGAGGCATGATTTCCAATTTAAATTGACCCTCTTCCATTCCAACTAAATGTTCGGTCATTCCAAGTCCTGTTTGTTAAAAGGACTACAAACATTCACAGATCTCCCCTATTAAATCCATAACAGTTGAGAAATAATAAGGTTAAGATACAACAATTGGGACTAGCAAAGTAACAAATGAAAGCAATCAGTTCCTTATCTGGGATGAAGAGCCAAGAAGAGTAAGACAAAACCCTAATTTAGCTTTTCCGGCAacttatattgttaaaaataatttgttttctgTTCAAGAATTCCTACTTAGGTAGTTCATTCCATCCGTTTTCAATCCTTCCATTTCAGGCTTCAGCATAGCATATTGCTACATAGAGCTAAGGGAGAGGAAGGGTTTGTCCAAGGTTTGAACCAGAGAACCTAGGTGTCGgctataaatttgaaatcaacgTGCTTAGTTGACAGAATTAATGTCTTAAATAAGAAACCAcactttcttatttattttagacactaaaataaatatgacaACCAGAGAAGCGTATGCGAAGGCATCAGGAATAGAACAATATACATTTAGCTAGGGGGAAATATAAAGAAAAGCTAAACAAGTTTTCAATGATAAAAGTAGAAAGGGGATATTTACACAGGTTTTGAAATATAGATTAATCCAATGGAAAACAACTTTTGGAGAAGAGGACCAGACCAATCGTTAAGATTTAGTAAGGCCTACAGCTCTTCACAAGAACaagacaagaaaaagaaaatttgtattCTAAAGAAGATAGCAGTCAGCTTCCACACAAGGATCAAGAATGTGGCACTAGTACCTTCCAGTTTGGAAGTGAGATCTTATACACTTCAAAAGAGAATATAAAGTTTGAATGCTGATCTTAGAAGAGGACAGCCACCCAGGTGTTAAACAAagaacataatatttttatgcaGCACTATTTCTAAAACTTAGAAATCATGATTTAGAAGATGAAAACAATCAAGAGAATGCACAGCAAGGACAGCAAATATTTTGAACCCTGAGAGAAATGAAAGGTTTGATGGAAATTCTTGcactatgttctggttaaaatcAAACAGATATTTGAGAGACCTCATTTCATAAAACCCTTGCACGTGAGAATAAAGTTCATTCTCAAGATTACCTAAAAGATAGTTTTAATAAGCTTCCGTACCTTTGAGTGAAGTATGTCAAGAAAGCACAAGCGGAACAGCTGCATAGGACCAGAATGCCAGCGGTACTGCTGTTTCTTATATGCCTCATATGACTCAGGAAGTTCACAGTAGCACTGCAGAGAGATAAAAGTTAGATCACTTTCCTTTCGCTCTCAAGTGAGAAAGGAAATTTGTATATGATCAGATGTCACACACCTTAACGTCATTCAGATATACAAACTTCCATCCACAAAGGTGTGCTCGAACAGCTATATCCATGTCCTCAACAGTTGTTCGTTCCAACCATCCACCACAGTCCTCGAGGGCCTTAATTCTCCACACACCAGCAGTTCCATTGAAACCAAAGAAGTTAATAAACACACCATTGACCTGCTGTTCAACCTCAAAATGAAACGATAAATTTATGTTCTGCAATCTTGTAAGCAAGTTCTCATCCTTATTTACAAATGCCCACCTTGCTTGGACTAATGCTAAGTCATCATTTCCCTAGAAATAAAGACAAACAAATGCTGATCAGAAGAAATGATAGGTAAATTAACAAATCAAAAGtgaaaaatagaaggaaataTAAGTCTTTTACAGAGAAACCAACCAGCACCTATGCATATTAGAAATTCCTAAAACACTGAAGTTACATCATCCAATTAGCTTATTTTGGGGGCAAGCAGTCAACTTCCTTGTGTCGGAAAAGAAGGTTTAGTTCTTGCTCAACCAATTAAGTGATAACAGATTTACTACTATTACTATTACCATTACCAATTACCATGATAAGTAGAGTAGCAGCTGAGGAATGTTTAGCATTTTAAAATCCATGTACTAACATGAAAAATTCTTACAGCAACAGAGAATTAAATTCATCTTTGCATATTCCCCCCAAAGTGCAGATCAATATCAAAGTTAAATTGGGCCCAAGGAAGAAGTGAAAATGCAAGATTAGAAACCTGTTTGATCTCTAGTAGCATCCACATTGTTATCTATGACAGGGCCCTTACTGGTTTGATTCAATGAAAGAAACAAATACATACACAAGGATCACCATGGGTTTGATATTCATTAAGGTTAAAGTTATCATATGTGCCAAATCACTGGAATGCATGTTAATGTTGAAGACTAATTTTTCTTGTAACAAAATAGCAGTTATCTGCCAACAAGATTTATCCACATAACCAGACTGTAAACAAAGACCACATCGGCCACAGAATGGGAATTGCTTACAACTGTAAACCACAGAACTGcaacattattaaattttaaccattatGGTGATTCTTATCTTGAACCCATGGTAACTACTCACTTCTCTGCATCAATCCTAATCGTGTTCAGGTTAGCTTTATCTCAAACCAATGACAAAAAGAAAGGGATTTCTTGCACAGCACACCAAGATTATATTCAAAGGAAATGGCTAAAGACTGAAAGACAAAACGGAACAGTGAAAACTTTCTTAAACCCATAGAGCTGTAACAGTTACGATACCATGAAATGAGGAATGGTTTTCTTCAAGAAATCTGGTGCTGGCTGGAAATCTGCATCAAAAATTGCAACaaactcataattttttatataatcacaGCTCATTGCAGATTTGAGGTTTCCTGCCTTGTAGCCAGAACGAATAAGCCGATGTCTATATAATATATGCACACCCTTTTGATGCCATTTCTGTACTTCTGCCTGGATAAGGTTCTGAGCATCTAATTCATCAGAATCATCCAAAACCTGTACCAGCATTCTCTCCTTTGGCCAGTCCATAATACAAACTGCTGCGATAGATTGCTGGTAAACCTGCACGCTCCAGAAGGGAATAGACAGTAAATATAAGCCAGATCCTGCTACGCTACCTATCCAATGTTAGagcattttctttttccctcttTCTGTTGGTTTTAACTATAATCTAAACGTTAGTAAGAACAAACGTTTAAACAACCAAACAAAGAGAAAGATATAAGACTCACTATTCAATCTTCGCTTAACTAAATAGTACATCCCTGAAGGCGTAGAACACAATTAGTAAATTTGAGCCACAAACCGACAAAAAAAAGAAAcgtgacattttatttttcgctAGGAATTTGTGAAACCTACATCTGCTTACCTCCTTCTCATTGCACATAGGAATTTGCACTAACACCATGGGATAATCATCTACATTCCCTGTTTCTACTCTCCCCATCGGATACTCCATACTTGCCGTCGGTTTGATTCTCCTAATTTTAATCCACAGACATCCTAGCATCAACAGCACACGATCCATCGACTGAATCAAGAAGAGCACTATACACACATTCGCCAAGCTCTGCAGTGGCGGCGCCAAGTAATCGGCTCGGATTTCGAGCCATAAGGCGTAGAAAAGCTCGACCGCCGCCTCTGCCGACGCGGCCGACGGGGGGCTGAAATGCCATCCCTTGAAATAGGCAACTAACTCGACGCAAAGTAAGAGGACCACGAGAAACAGAAAGAACTTAATTATACGGTAGAGCCTAGAAGCGGAGGAATCAGATGGGGAATCGGCAGCTGAGATTCGGCGGTTGGCAGTACGGAGGAGGAGAAGGAAGGAGTTTGTGATCCACGCGAGGGAGTTAGCGAGTTGCTGGAATCTCAAGAGACAAATCCAGGATAGCTGTCGTGCGCTTCTGGAACGATCTTTTTCGGTCGTCAGATCAGGATTGAGACTCCTGATCTCGACGGTCAGGAATCCTTTGTTAGCATTGTTACTATCATTGGTGAAAAAGTCGTGGTTCTTCTCCCTTTGCTTGTTCCACCATTCTTGAAACTCATAATTCGGCTCTCGAGACATAAATCACcaaattacaatatatattttttgacaaacaaacaaataaacgTGAATAAATTAAACGTCGAGAAACAGGGA
This region includes:
- the LOC105784663 gene encoding probable xyloglucan glycosyltransferase 6 isoform X1, giving the protein MSREPNYEFQEWWNKQREKNHDFFTNDSNNANKGFLTVEIRSLNPDLTTEKDRSRSARQLSWICLLRFQQLANSLAWITNSFLLLLRTANRRISAADSPSDSSASRLYRIIKFFLFLVVLLLCVELVAYFKGWHFSPPSAASAEAAVELFYALWLEIRADYLAPPLQSLANVCIVLFLIQSMDRVLLMLGCLWIKIRRIKPTASMEYPMGRVETGNVDDYPMVLVQIPMCNEKEVYQQSIAAVCIMDWPKERMLVQVLDDSDELDAQNLIQAEVQKWHQKGVHILYRHRLIRSGYKAGNLKSAMSCDYIKNYEFVAIFDADFQPAPDFLKKTIPHFMGNDDLALVQARWAFVNKDENLLTRLQNINLSFHFEVEQQVNGVFINFFGFNGTAGVWRIKALEDCGGWLERTTVEDMDIAVRAHLCGWKFVYLNDVKCYCELPESYEAYKKQQYRWHSGPMQLFRLCFLDILHSKVNKAKKANLIFLFFLLRKLILPFYSFTLFCIILPLTIFLPEAELPAWVVCYVPGIMSVLNILPAPRSFPFIVPYLLFENTMSVTKFNAMISGLFRLGNSYEWIVTKKLGRSSEADLVAFENESDSSVTETTSFLRSSSDSGFEELSKLEVTSRRSVKTKRNRLYRMELTLAFILLSAAGRSLLSAQGIHFYFLLFQGISFLVVGLDLIGEQVS
- the LOC105784663 gene encoding probable xyloglucan glycosyltransferase 6 isoform X2, with translation MSREPNYEFQEWWNKQREKNHDFFTNDSNNANKGFLTVEIRSLNPDLTTEKDRSRSARQLSWICLLRFQQLANSLAWITNSFLLLLRTANRRISAADSPSDSSASRLYRIIKFFLFLVVLLLCVELVAYFKGWHFSPPSAASAEAAVELFYALWLEIRADYLAPPLQSLANVCIVLFLIQSMDRVLLMLGCLWIKIRRIKPTASMEYPMGRVETGNVDDYPMVLVQIPMCNEKEVYQQSIAAVCIMDWPKERMLVQVLDDSDELDAQNLIQAEVQKWHQKDFQPAPDFLKKTIPHFMGNDDLALVQARWAFVNKDENLLTRLQNINLSFHFEVEQQVNGVFINFFGFNGTAGVWRIKALEDCGGWLERTTVEDMDIAVRAHLCGWKFVYLNDVKCYCELPESYEAYKKQQYRWHSGPMQLFRLCFLDILHSKVNKAKKANLIFLFFLLRKLILPFYSFTLFCIILPLTIFLPEAELPAWVVCYVPGIMSVLNILPAPRSFPFIVPYLLFENTMSVTKFNAMISGLFRLGNSYEWIVTKKLGRSSEADLVAFENESDSSVTETTSFLRSSSDSGFEELSKLEVTSRRSVKTKRNRLYRMELTLAFILLSAAGRSLLSAQGIHFYFLLFQGISFLVVGLDLIGEQVS